ACTACAGCTACTGATGTTGCAGAAGACTTAGCTATTACCGGAATACCGTACAGAAAAGCTTATATGGAGGTAGCTAACAAAATTAGAGCGGGCACTTTTATATCCGAAATTTCTCCAAAAACTTCTATATATAAGAAGGCTGTTATAGGCTCTCCTAATCCCGAGTTAATAAATGAAGAGATAAAAATTAAAGAAAATAGAATAGCAGAAGAAGAGAGTAAATTGAAAAAATATGAAGAAAAAATAATCGGAAAAATGAATGAATTAAAGGTGATCGAAGATGACCTTATATTGTAAGAGAGGATATAAAGGGTATTTATACCTAGAAGATGGTACATTAATTGAAGGTTGCGGTTTTGGAGCTAAAGGAATTAGAGCTGGAGAAGTAGTTTTCACTACATCAATGAATGGCTATCCAGAAAGCTTAACCGATCCTTCATATAGAGGGCAAATCCTTGTAATAACACATCCACTGGTAGGAAATTACGGAGTCCCAGAAAAGCAAAGAGTAGAGGGAATATTAACTAACTTCGAGTCAGAGCAAATACAAGTTGAGGGTCTTGTAGTATCTGAGGAAACAGATCCCTTTAAATGGAATTCGTCTAAAAGCCTTCATGAATGGTTACTAAGTGAGGGGGTTCCAGGGCTTTCAGACGTTGATACTAGAAGTATCGTTAAAAAAGTAAGAAGTAGAGGAGTCATGATGGGTGTAATAGCATCTGGTTATGAGATAGAAGATCCAAAAAAGTTCCTAGAAAAGAAGTATGATGAGATTGATTTTACGCAGTTTACATCACCAAAAGCTCCCATAGTTCATTTAGGTAATACCGGTGAAACAATAGTAGTGGTAGATTGTGGAGTAAAGCATGGTATACTATATCAACTTCATCAAAGAGGATTCACAATTGTAAGAGTACCTTGTAAGTTTAATGTAAGTAAAATAATGGATTATTATCCTAAAGGTGTAGTTTTTGGCAATGGGCCTGGTAATCCAAACTTATTGCAAGAAGTTATAGAGAATTTTAAAGAATTAACAGAATATAAAATCCCAATTTTAGGAATTTGCTTAGG
The sequence above is drawn from the Sulfurisphaera tokodaii str. 7 genome and encodes:
- the carA gene encoding glutamine-hydrolyzing carbamoyl-phosphate synthase small subunit, coding for MTLYCKRGYKGYLYLEDGTLIEGCGFGAKGIRAGEVVFTTSMNGYPESLTDPSYRGQILVITHPLVGNYGVPEKQRVEGILTNFESEQIQVEGLVVSEETDPFKWNSSKSLHEWLLSEGVPGLSDVDTRSIVKKVRSRGVMMGVIASGYEIEDPKKFLEKKYDEIDFTQFTSPKAPIVHLGNTGETIVVVDCGVKHGILYQLHQRGFTIVRVPCKFNVSKIMDYYPKGVVFGNGPGNPNLLQEVIENFKELTEYKIPILGICLGHQVATLAMGGKVNKMKFGHRAINKPVIDISSNKCYITTHNHGYGILSKEDLPPNSKLWFINPDDGTIEGWIHEKLPIITTQFHPEARPGPWDVTWVFDKFKKMVSRNA